ATATGCAAGGACATGATCGTACAACTGCTTTGGTAAATTTTTGTTCTGAGCACGCAAAAAAAGGGCCAGAAGGGTTAAGGCAACTTCATGAGAGGGTGGTGGAATCTCTTTTACGTGCTCGATGTGGTCGTGAACTTTGAAGAACTCGCTCAAACTCATATTTAGGCCAGTAACGATTCGATCGATGGTTTCAAGGCGAATCGAAACATTTCCAGACTCAATTCGTTGATAGTGCCTATAGTCTATACCTACTGTTTCAGATAAGGCTTCTTGAGTGAGGTTTCTAGTGTGGCGTAAGAAGCGAATCAATGTCGAGATCTGATCCATCGTACCCTTCAAGCTAGAATTTCATGCTCTAGCAATGCATAATTAGTGCCTAGTGCCTGATACTTACCAGTTAGGTTCGCAGCCTATACTAATCTCCTAAGATTGCGAGGTATACGGTGTTTCGATACCGTGTTGTCACTTATTCGAAAGCACTACATTAATATTAGTTTATATTTGCTATGTGCAGACTCTAGCCAGTATCCCATTGGTTCTTGAGCAGAGGAAGGGGAACGATTGGATATACAAGTTATAGTCCTGGATGATGAAACTGAGCTTGCTAAAATCATTGCCGACATTATGAATCTTGAAGGAATCTCTTGTACTTGGTCAGATGATTCGCTGCTAGGACTGGAGCTCATCAGAAGACATAGACCATCGCTAGTGATTTGTGATGTCCAGATGCCAGGTTTATCAGGTGTGGAAGTTTTTCAAAAGGTTCAAAAGCAAAGCTATGATTGTAAATTTTTCTTTCATACCGCTCAAACTCAGTATCCAGACTCCTACCTCATCACAATAGGGGGTGTTATGGTTTTTCGAAAGCCAACATGTATTGATCGCTTGGTTGAGGTTGTGAAAACCTATTTGCAAAGGGACGTTTCGAGAGAGCAGGTAGCTTGCTCTATAACCAAGGCTTTTATGAAGTAAATCGAGCTGATGTCGAGTCTTCATAAAAGCAAAAATAAAAAGGGCCGCTCTCGCGACCCTTAAAAGCTTTTATAGAACGAGGATCTTAGCCCTTGTTGCCTTTGGCTTGATCTTCTTGGTACTTCTTCATCAGCTGCTGCTGGATGGAAGAAGGTACAGGCTTATAGCTACCGAACTCCATGGAGAAGCCAGCTTTACCTTGTGTCGATGAACGTAAGTCAGTTGAGTAACCGAACATCTCAGAAAGAGGAACTTCAGCCATGATCACAGTGTAGTCATCACGCATATCAGATCCCATAAGGATACCGCGACGAGATGAAAGATCACCTTGAACTGTACCTTGGAATTCAGTTGGAGTTTCAACTTCAACTTTCATGATCGGCTCAAGAATTACCGGCTTTGATTCCAAGAAGGCTTGTTTGAAGGCAGAACGAGCAGCGATCTTAAATGCCATTTCAGAGGAGTCAACGGGGTGATGAGTACCATCAGTAAGCTCAACACGAGTATTGATTACAGCGCAACCAGCAAGTGGTCCCTTAACCAAAGACTCTTTAAGACCCTTTTCAACACCTGGAATGAATTCTTTTGGAACAGATCCACCAACAGTCTTGTTTTCGAATTCGAAAGATCCTTCTTCGCCACCATCAGCAGCTGCATCTTCAACATTGTCATGAAGAGGAGCTAGGTTACCAACGATGTGAGCGAACTGTCCTGAACCACCAGACTGCTTCTTGTGCTTGTAGTCAAAGTTAGCAGGCATCGTTGGGGCCTCACGGTAGTTTACCTTAGGCTGACCAACAATAACGTTTGCTTTGTACTCACGCTGGATACGCTCGACGTAGATTTCAAGGTGAAGCTCACCCATACCTGCGATACGAGTTTCGTTAGACTCTTTATCAACGAAAACGCGGAACGTAGGATCTTCTTTCATGAAGCGGTTGAGAGCCTTAGACATCTTAACTAGATCGTCTTGTTTCGCTGGCTTGATCGCGAGCTCGATAACAGGCTCAGGAACGAACATGCTTTCCATTGTTACGTTATGACCTTCGTCACAGAAGGTGTCACCAGATGCACAGTCGACACCTACAAGGGCGATAATGTCACCAGCTGTTGCTTCAGTAAGGTCTTCGCGGTCGTTGGAGTGCATTCGCACGATACGGCCGATACGCTGTCTTTTACCAAGGCGTGGGTTGTAGTACGAGTCACCCTTTTTGATCGTGCCCTGATAGATTCGCGTATAAGTTAGCTGACCGAAGGTTTCTTCAGTAATCTTGAATGCCATGGCACAAGGGAAAAGGCTCTTGTCAGGCTTGATTTCGATCTTTTCGCCACCCTTATCATTATCCATACCAACGTACTCACGCTCAAGTGGAGAAGGTAGGTAACGACAAACAGCGTCAAGAAGGAGCTGAACACCCTTGTTTTTGAAGGCTGATCCCATGAAGACTGGAGTGATTTCACGAGCACGAACTGCCTTAGTCAATGTGTCGTGGATCATATCTTCAGGAATTTCTTTCTCTTCAAGCATCAATTCCATCATTTCATCATTGAACATGGAAATCTTGTCGAGAAGGTCAGCGCGGTAGATCTCAACGTCGTCCACCATTTCAGCTGGG
This sequence is a window from Pseudobacteriovorax antillogorgiicola. Protein-coding genes within it:
- the fusA gene encoding elongation factor G; translation: MKLEKLQKLRNIGISAHIDSGKTTLTERILYYAGRIHKIEEVRGGGDGATMDHMELEKERGITITSAATSVEWNDHPINIIDTPGHVDFTVEVERSLRVLDGAVLVLCGVAGVQSQSITVDRQMKRYKVPCLAFINKLDRAGSNPHRVIQLLREKLSHNAVAMQLPIGLEADHDGVVDLITRKAVRFRGPKGDEIVYEDIPAEMVDDVEIYRADLLDKISMFNDEMMELMLEEKEIPEDMIHDTLTKAVRAREITPVFMGSAFKNKGVQLLLDAVCRYLPSPLEREYVGMDNDKGGEKIEIKPDKSLFPCAMAFKITEETFGQLTYTRIYQGTIKKGDSYYNPRLGKRQRIGRIVRMHSNDREDLTEATAGDIIALVGVDCASGDTFCDEGHNVTMESMFVPEPVIELAIKPAKQDDLVKMSKALNRFMKEDPTFRVFVDKESNETRIAGMGELHLEIYVERIQREYKANVIVGQPKVNYREAPTMPANFDYKHKKQSGGSGQFAHIVGNLAPLHDNVEDAAADGGEEGSFEFENKTVGGSVPKEFIPGVEKGLKESLVKGPLAGCAVINTRVELTDGTHHPVDSSEMAFKIAARSAFKQAFLESKPVILEPIMKVEVETPTEFQGTVQGDLSSRRGILMGSDMRDDYTVIMAEVPLSEMFGYSTDLRSSTQGKAGFSMEFGSYKPVPSSIQQQLMKKYQEDQAKGNKG
- a CDS encoding response regulator: MDIQVIVLDDETELAKIIADIMNLEGISCTWSDDSLLGLELIRRHRPSLVICDVQMPGLSGVEVFQKVQKQSYDCKFFFHTAQTQYPDSYLITIGGVMVFRKPTCIDRLVEVVKTYLQRDVSREQVACSITKAFMK